In Coturnix japonica isolate 7356 chromosome 9, Coturnix japonica 2.1, whole genome shotgun sequence, a single window of DNA contains:
- the DHX36 gene encoding ATP-dependent DNA/RNA helicase DHX36: MSYEQRRDWGRGRGRGGDGGSSAASSGGGGHGGHGGHGGRGGGRGRHPSHLKGREIGLWYARKQGQKSKETDRQQRAVVRMDERREEQIVQLLNAVQPRAEKEQEAMSWWSGDEEGHTPEQPPKVKPGAEKGEKAPVKRQPGLEKTFLDQDVEYLFERNDQDADLDEQLKEDLRKKKSDPRYIEMQRFREKLPSYGMRQELVNLINNNRVTVISGETGCGKTTQVTQFILDDYIERGKGSTCRIVCTQPRRISAISVAERVAAERAEACGNGKSTGYQIRLQSRLPRKQGSILYCTTGIVLQWLQSDKHLSSISHVVLDEIHERNLQSDVLMSIIKDLLNVRLDLKVILMSATLNAEKFSEYFDNCPMIHIPGFTFPVVEYLLEDVIEKLRYTPENTDRRPRWKKGFMQGHVSRPEKEEKEEIYRERWPEYLRQLRGRYSAGTIDALEMMDDDKVDLDLIAALIRHIVLEEEDGAILVFLPGWDNISTLHDLLMSQVMFKSDRFIIIPLHSLMPTVNQTQVFKKTPPGVRKIVIATNIAETSITIDDVVFVIDGGKIKETHFDTQNNISTMAAEWVSKANAKQRKGRAGRVQPGHCYHLYNGLRASLLDDYQLPEILRTPLEELCLQIKILKLGGIAYFLSKLMDPPSRDAVMLAINHLMELNALDRQEELTPLGVHLARLPVEPHIGKMILFGALFCCLDPVLTIAASLSFKDPFVIPLGKEKVADARRKELSKNTKSDHLTVVNAFTGWEETRRRGFRTEKDYCWEYFLSPNTLQMLHNMKGQFAEHLLAAGFVNSRDPKDPKSNTNSDNEKLLKAVICAGLYPKVAKIRPSFSKKRKMVKVCTKTDGTVNIHPKSVNVEETEFHYNWLVYHLKMRTSSIYLYDCTEVSPYCLLFFGGDISIQKDKDQDTIAVDEWIVFQSPARIAHLVKNLRRELDDLLQEKIENPHPVDWNDTKCRDTAVLTAIIDLITTQENESARNYAPRFQGERCS; encoded by the exons ATGAGCTACGAGCAGCGCCGCGActggggccggggccggggccgcggCGGCGATGGCGGCTCCTCCGCTGCGTCCTCGGGCGGAGGGGGACACgggggacatgggggacatgggggccGCGGCGGAGGAAGGGGCCGCCACCCCAGCCACCTCAAGGGCCGCGAGATCGGGCTGTGGTACGCGCGGAAGCAGGGCCAGAAGAGCAAGGAGACGGACCGGCAGCAG CGGGCCGTGGTGCGGATGGACGAGCGGCGGGAGGAGCAGATCGTGCAGCTGCTGAACGCCGTGCAGCCCAGGGCCGAGAAGGAGCAGGAAGCCATGTCATGGTGGTCCGGGGACGAGGAGGG ACATACTCCAGAACAACCTCCAAAGGTGAAGCCAGGAGctgaaaaaggtgaaaaagctCCTGTGAAACGGCAGCCGGGCTTGGAGAAAACGTTTCTTGATCAGGATGTGGAATACCTCTTTGAAAGGAATGATCAAGATGCGGATTTAGATGAGCAGCTTAAAGAAGacttaagaaagaagaaatctgatCCTAGATATATTGAAATGCAG AGATTTCGAGAGAAGCTCCCTTCGTATGGGATGAGACAG GAACTTGTAAACCTTATAAACAATAATCGAGTGACTGTAATAAGTGGTGAAACTGGCTGTGGGAAGACAACCCAAGTGACACAGTTCATCCTGGATGATTACATAGAGCGAGGGAAAGGCTCCACGTGCAGAATTGTTTGTACTCAGCCCAGGAGGATCAGCGCTATCTCA gtggcTGAGAGAGTTGCTGCTGAAAGGGCAGAAGCGTGCGGTAATGGCAAGAGTACAGGATACCAGATTCGTCTGCAGAG TCGGTTACCAAGGAAACAAGGTTCAATTCTGTACTGTACCACAGGAATTGTCCTTCAGTGGCTCCAGTCAGATAA GCATCTGTCCAGTATTAGTCACGTAGTTCTTGATGAAATTCATGAAAGGAATCTTCAATCAGATGTTTTAATGAGCATTATAAAAGATCTTTTGAATGTTCGTTTGGATCTGAAAGTAATACTAATGAGCGCCACTTTAAACGCAGAGAAGTTTTCGGAGTACTTTG ATAACTGCCCAATGATTCACATTCCTGGGTTCACGTTTCCTGTGGTGGAGTATCTTCTTGAAGATGTCATTGAGAAATTGAG ATATACTCCCGAAAACACAGACCGTCGGCCACGGTGGAAGAAAGGTTTCATGCAAGGACATGTAAGCAGgccagaaaaagaagaaaaagaagaaatctacAGGGAACGATGGCCAGAATATTTAAGGCAGCTGCGGGGCAG GTATTCAGCGGGTACTATAGATGCCTTGGAAATGATGGACGATGACAAGGTTGACCTTGACCTAATAGCAGCACTTATCAGACACATTGTTCTGGAGGAAGAG GATGGTGCAATCCTGGTGTTCCTTCCAGGGTGGGACAACATCAGCACTCTGCACGATCTCTTGATGTCACAAGTCATGTTTAAGTCag ATAGATTTATTATCATCCCTTTGCATTCATTGATGCCTACAGTCAACCAGACTCAG GTGTTTAAGAAGACCCCCCCAGGAGTAAGGAAAATTGTGATTGCTACCAACATTGCAGAGACCAG cattacAATAGATGACGTGGTGTTCGTTATAGATGGTGGAAAAATCAAGGAAACTCACTTTGATACACAGAACAACATCAGCACAATGGCTGCAGAGTGGGTTAGCAAAGCCAATGCCAAGCAGAGGAAAGGTCGAGCAGGAAG AGTGCAGCCAGGCCACTGTTACCATCTGTACAATGGGCTGCGTGCCAGCCTTCTGGATGATTATCAGTTGCCAGAGATCTTGAGGACGCCTTTGGAAGAGCTCTGCTTACAGATCAAG ATTCTAAAGCTTGGTGGAATTGCTTATTTTCTGAGTAAACTGATGGACCCGCCATCTCGTGATGCTGTCATGCTGGCCATTAATCATCTAATGGAGCTG AACGCTTTGGACAGACAAGAGGAACTGACTCCGCTCGGTGTACATCTAGCACGATTACCAGTTGAACCACATATTGGAAAAATGATCCTCTTTGGAGCTTTGTTCTGTTGCTTGGATCCAGTACTTACAATTGCAGCAAGCCTGAGCTTCAAAGACCCTTTTGTCATTCCCCTG GGCAAAGAGAAAGTGGCAGATGCAAGAAGAAAGGAGCTGTCAAAGAATACTAAAAGTGATCATCTAACAGTGGTGAATGCTTTCACA GGATGGGAAGAGACTCGTCGTCGTGGGTTCCGAACTGAGAAGGACTATTGCTGGGAATATTTCCTGTCTCCAAATACTCTCCAG ATGCTGCATAATATGAAAGGACAGTTTGCTGAGCATCTGCTTGCAGCTGGATTTGTGAACAGCAGAGACCCCAAGGATCCCAAGTCTAATACCAACTCAG ATAATGAGAAGCTGCTCAAAGCTGTCATCTGTGCTGGCTTATATCCAAAAGTTGCAAAGATCCGGCCAAGCTTtagcaaaaagaggaaaat ggTGAAAGTTTGCACCAAGACAGATGGAACAGTGAATATTCATCCGAAATCGGTTAATGTGGAAGAAACAGAGTTCCATTATAACTGGCTTGTGTACCACTTGAAGATGAGAACTAGCAGT ATCTACCTGTATGACTGTACAGAAGTTTCCCCGTACTGCCTGCTGTTCTTTGGAGGAGATATATCCATCCAGAAGGATAAGGATCAGGACACCATTGCTGTGGATGAATGGATTGTTTTCCAGTCTCCGGCAAGAATAGCACACTTAGTTAAG aatTTAAGACGTGAACTCGATGATCTCCTCcaagaaaaaatagagaacCCCCACCCTGTGGACTGGAATGACACCAAATGCAGGGACACGGCCGTACTGACAGCCATTATAGACTTAATCACCACCCAGGAGAACGAAAGTGCCAGGAATTACGCTCCACGGTTTCAGGGCGAACGCTGCAGCTGA